A region from the Brassica napus cultivar Da-Ae chromosome C8, Da-Ae, whole genome shotgun sequence genome encodes:
- the LOC125592029 gene encoding E3 ubiquitin-protein ligase RHF2A-like: protein MQPQVSPTNNRSPNQSTSSDQDRAGPSELQSFSESLKSRLNAVSMRYKESISKNTRSWKDRFFSRSTSMADIGSEVKREVSAGIATVSRLMERLETRENGTRPGTESVSENNTNAELNNEHSRR from the exons ATGCAGCCACAGGTTTCTCCTACAAACAACAG GTCTCCTAATCAGTCTACCTCTAGTGATCAAGATAGAGCTGGACCATCAGAGCTCCAATCATTTTCAGAGTCTCTAAAGTCTAGACTAAATGCTGTCTCAATGAG ATACAAAGAATCAATATCAAAGAACACAAGGAGCTGGAAAGATAGATTCTTTTCACGCAGCACGTCCATGGCAGATATTGGCTCTGAGGTTAAAAGAGAGGTCAGTGCGGGGATCGCCACTGTGTCACGCTTGATGGAACGTTTAGAAACGAGAGAAAACGGTACTAGACCAGGCACTGAATCTGTATCAGAAAACAACACTAATGCTGAATTAAACAATGAGCATAGTAGAAGATAA
- the LOC106365280 gene encoding protein LURP-one-related 15, whose protein sequence is MTMKQKTMTLHERWKVYRGVSTEECDFLYTMKKSKVVQLTTKLEVFLGHNNEEQICDFRVKVTKRFEHSCVVYAGESDNIVAQMQHKKHTRQTASSGLDNFSVTVNPNVDYAFVTSLLVLFDVINRQDPPGKGDTGEKNEVAHGANHLVHGLHMLLH, encoded by the exons ATGACTATGAAACAGAAG ACGATGACCTTGCATGAGAGGTGGAAAGTATATAGAGGAGTGAGTACGGAAGAGTGTGATTTTCTGTACACGATGAAGAAATCGAAGGTAGTTCAGCTTACGACGAAACTTGAAGTGTTTTTGGGTCACAACAATGAAGAGCAGATATGCGATTTCCGAGTCAAGGTGACGAAGCGTTTCGAACACTCTTGTGTCGTCTACGCCGGTGAATCTGACAACATTGTTGCCCAA ATGCAGCACAAGAAGCACACGCGGCAGACAGCTTCATCGGGACTGGACAATTTCTCGGTGACAGTTAATCCAAACGTCGATTATGCCTTCGTTACCTCTCTCTTAGTCCTTTTCGATGTTATTAACCGACAGGATCCGCCCGGTAAAGGCGACACTGGTGAGAAGAACGAGGTTGCACACGGTGCAAACCATCTTGTACACGGTTTACACATGTTACTTCACTGa
- the LOC106365279 gene encoding protein LURP-one-related 15, with amino-acid sequence MAQSVIVNRRFCVPGPVDLTMVRDKIASQYGNFVIGDVNGNMMFQVKKPGFGLHKKMILLDSSGSPVLTMKEKSMTLHNRWQVFKGGSTEECDMLYTVKRSSMIQRTTKLDVFLGQNNGEKTCDFRVKGTNWLERSSVVYAGESDVIVAQMQHKKHTRHTALSGKDSFSVTVNPNVDYAFIASLVVLFDVIDRQESAKGIGTDNFEAAHVVQGLFQ; translated from the exons ATGGCGCAGTCGGTGATCGTGAATCGAAGGTTCTGTGTTCCTGGCCCCGTGGATCTGACGATGGTGCGGGATAAGATTGCGTCACAGTACGGTAACTTCGTTATAGGTGACGTTAACGGGAACATGATGTTCCAGGTGAAGAAGCCGGGTTTTGGTCTTCACAAGAAGATGATCTTATTGGATAGTTCTGGATCTCCGGTTTTGACTATGAAAGAAAAG TCGATGACCTTGCATAACAGGTGGCAAGTATTTAAAGGTGGGAGTACGGAAGAGTGTGATATGTTGTACACTGTGAAGAGATCGTCGATGATTCAGCGTACGACGAAACTTGATGTGTTTTTGGGTCAGAACAATGGAGAGAAGACATGCGATTTCAGAGTCAAGGGGACGAACTGGCTCGAACGCTCTTCTGTCGTCTATGCCGGTGAATCTGACGTCATTGTTGCCCAA ATGCAGCACAAGAAGCACACGCGGCATACCGCTTTATCGGGAAAGGACAGTTTCTCAGTGACGGTTAATCCAAACGTCGATTATGCCTTCATTGCCTCTCTCGTAGTCCTTTTCGATGTTATTGACCGACAAGAGTCGGCCAAAGGAATCGGCACTGATAATTTCGAGGCTGCCCACGTTGTACAGGGTTTATTTCAATGA
- the LOC106403347 gene encoding replication factor C subunit 1-like, which yields MQGERNFNRFGGWLGKNSTAGKNTRLLEDLHVHVLPSRESSSGRETLRVDYVPLLLNRLTSPIQTLPKDEAVSEVVEFMNSYSISQEDYDTIMELEKFKGRANPLEGVPPAVKTALTKKYKETNKTRMVRAADMVQLPGLKKAPKKRMGAMLEPNVESLGDEDGVPLAVNEEENDSGAEDSEEATNGEKLESNLKQLNARGIQVEVDLKGAGSSGTRKAAGKGRGRGRRKAADASAAEKKATGRGAGAKRKR from the exons ATGCAGGGAGAACGTAATTTCAATAGATTTGGTGGGTGGCTTGGCAAGAATTCTACGGCGGGAAAAAATACAAGGTTGCTGGAGGATCTGCATGTTCATGTCCTTCCTTCCCGTGAATCCAGCTCTGGGAG GGAGACTCTTCGTGTTGATTATGTACCCCTTCTCTTGAACCGCTTGACGAGTCCAATCCAGACACTGCCTAAG GATGAAGCTGTTTCAGAAGTTGTTGAATTCATGAACTCCTACTCTATAAGCCAAGAGGACTATGATACTATTATGGAGTTGGAGAAATTTAAG GGACGTGCAAATCCATTAGAGGGTGTCCCACCTGCAGTTAAAACAGCTTTGACTAAAAAATACAAGGAGACGAATAAAACCAGAATGGTACGTGCTGCTGACATGGTGCAGCTTCCGGGGTTGAAAAAAGCGCCGAAGAAGCGAATGGGTGCAATGCTTGAACCAAATGTTGAAAGTTTGGGAGATGAAGACGGCGTGCCGTTAGCAGTG aatgaagaagaaaacgacTCAGGCGCTGAAGACTCAG AAGAAGCAACTAATGGAGAAAAGCTGGAGTCAAATCTAAAACAACTGAATGCTAGAG GGATCCAAGTTGAAGTGGATTTGAAAGGAGCTGGAAGCTCAGGTACAAGAAAGGCAGCTGGTAAAGGCAGGGGCAGAGGCAGACGCAAAGCAGCAGATGCTTCTGCGGCTGAGAAGAAGGCTACAGGACGAGGCGCTGGTGCcaagagaaagagatga
- the LOC106368885 gene encoding 2-hydroxy-palmitic acid dioxygenase mpo1-like: MGLLDLEKHFAFYGAYHSNPINIVIHIIFVWPIVFTALLLLHSATPIFDLSQSLTLDGVLRLNVGFILTVVYALFYLCLDKRAGFVAALMCFSCWVGSSFLATRLGPSLAFKVGIASQLLCWTGQFLGHGVFEKRAPALLDNLLQAFLMAPFFVLLEVLQSVFGYEPYPGFQARVNAKVESDIKEWRAKKQVKKNKLT; encoded by the exons ATGGGGTTGCTCGATCTAGAGAAGCACTTCGCCTTCTACGGAGCTTACCACAGCAACCCGATCAACATCGTAATACACATCATCTTCGTGTGGCCGATCGTCTTCACCGCCTTGCTCCTCCTCCACTCCGCGACCCCAATTTTCGACCTTTCTCAATCGCTGACCCTCGACGGTGTTCTCCGGCTAAACGTCGGGTTTATCTTAACCGTGGTCTATGCTCTGTTCTACCTCTGTTTGGATAAAAGAGCTGGGTTTGTAGCTGCCCTCATGTGTTTCTCTTGCTGGGTCGGTTCCAGCTTCCTTGCTACTCGGTTAGGGCCTTCTCTAGCCTTCaag GTTGGGATAGCGTCTCAGCTGTTATGCTGGACGGGGCAGTTTCTTGGCCATGGAGTGTTCGAG AAACGAGCACCGGCGTTATTAGACAATCTGCTCCAAGCTTTTCTCATGGCTCCTTTCTTCGTGTTGCTTGAG GTCCTTCAATCGGTTTTCGGGTATGAACCATATCCAGGGTTTCAAGCTCGTGTGAATGCCAAGGTAGAAAGTGACATAAAGGAGTGGAGAGCAAAGAAGCAGGTCAAGAAGAATAAGCTCACATAA